A DNA window from Bacteroides sp. contains the following coding sequences:
- a CDS encoding redoxin domain-containing protein produces MKRIILFTFILLFITFNTAFASNPSRSSIPLIGDPAPSFVAETTHGTLHFPEDYGRNWKILLAHPRDFTPVCSSEILELAYLQRDFEMLGAKLVVVSTDALESHFLWKEALEEVPFRNRPPVKINFPLVEDEAYVITDLYGMTHPEAKRGKNIRGVFLIDRDNKVRAMYFYPAETGRNMDEIKRTLMALQKTDDDFNVMTPANWEPGDPVMIPFTTPVMEEYLHEENSLYFQYNWFMTYSFEPKGYPLEEQTTVE; encoded by the coding sequence ATGAAAAGGATCATTTTGTTTACGTTCATTTTGCTTTTTATTACTTTTAATACAGCCTTTGCCTCCAACCCATCCAGAAGTTCCATCCCCTTAATTGGGGATCCAGCACCTTCCTTTGTTGCCGAAACAACGCATGGGACCCTCCATTTTCCTGAAGATTATGGCCGCAATTGGAAAATTCTACTGGCACATCCGCGTGATTTTACCCCTGTCTGCTCTTCTGAAATATTAGAGCTGGCATATTTACAGAGAGATTTTGAGATGCTTGGCGCAAAGCTGGTTGTTGTATCGACCGATGCGCTGGAATCCCATTTTTTGTGGAAGGAAGCCCTTGAAGAAGTGCCGTTCAGAAACCGCCCACCCGTAAAGATCAATTTCCCCCTTGTGGAAGATGAGGCTTATGTAATTACTGATTTGTACGGAATGACCCACCCGGAAGCCAAACGGGGGAAAAACATCCGCGGCGTTTTCTTAATTGACCGGGATAATAAAGTCAGGGCGATGTATTTCTATCCTGCTGAAACAGGGAGAAACATGGATGAGATCAAACGAACCCTGATGGCCTTGCAGAAAACCGATGATGATTTCAATGTTATGACACCTGCAAACTGGGAACCTGGCGATCCTGTCATGATACCCTTTACCACCCCTGTGATGGAGGAATATTTACATGAAGAAAACTCCCTGTATTTCCAGTATAACTGGTTTATGACCTATTCCTTTGAACCAAAGGGGTATCCGTTAGAAGAACAAACAACCGTGGAATAA